In Pseudomonas fluorescens NCIMB 11764, a single window of DNA contains:
- the hisC gene encoding histidinol-phosphate transaminase, protein MSGNFLALAQPGVQQLSPYVPGKPVDELARELNIDPASIVKLASNENPLGASPKALAAIREELAELTRYPDGNGFALKTLLADQCRVELNQVTLGNGSNDILELVARAYLAPGLNAVFSEHAFAVYPIVTQAVGATAKVIPAKDWGHDLSAMLAAIDADTRVVFIANPNNPTGTWFGAEALDEFLQDVPEHVLVVLDEAYIEYAEGSDLPDGLDYLAAYPNLLVSRTFSKAYGLAALRVGYGLSTAVVADVLNRVRQPFNVNSLALAAACAALQDTDYLAESRRLNETGMQQLEAGFRELGLSWIPSKGNFICVDLGRVAAPVFQGLLREGVIVRPVANYGMPNHLRITIGLPAENSRFLEALTKVLARG, encoded by the coding sequence ATGAGTGGCAACTTCCTCGCTCTGGCACAGCCAGGCGTGCAACAACTTTCGCCTTACGTTCCGGGCAAACCTGTGGATGAACTGGCGCGCGAGCTGAATATCGATCCGGCCAGCATCGTCAAACTGGCGAGCAACGAAAACCCGTTGGGTGCCAGTCCGAAGGCGCTGGCTGCGATTCGTGAAGAGCTGGCCGAACTGACTCGTTACCCGGACGGCAACGGTTTTGCGCTCAAGACCCTGCTGGCCGACCAATGCCGCGTCGAGCTGAATCAGGTGACGCTGGGCAATGGCTCCAACGACATCCTGGAGCTGGTCGCTCGCGCCTATCTGGCACCAGGTCTGAACGCGGTGTTCAGTGAACATGCGTTTGCGGTCTATCCGATCGTCACGCAAGCTGTCGGTGCTACGGCCAAAGTGATTCCGGCCAAAGACTGGGGTCATGATCTGTCGGCCATGCTGGCTGCAATCGATGCCGATACCCGCGTGGTCTTCATCGCTAACCCGAACAACCCGACCGGGACCTGGTTTGGCGCCGAAGCGCTGGACGAGTTCCTGCAGGACGTACCGGAACACGTGCTGGTGGTGCTGGACGAGGCCTACATCGAATACGCCGAAGGCAGCGACTTGCCGGATGGTCTCGACTACCTGGCGGCCTACCCGAATCTGTTGGTCTCGCGCACCTTCTCCAAGGCTTACGGCCTGGCGGCGCTGCGCGTCGGTTATGGCTTGTCCACCGCGGTGGTTGCCGATGTGCTGAACCGTGTGCGCCAGCCGTTCAACGTCAACAGCCTGGCCCTGGCCGCTGCTTGCGCTGCACTGCAAGATACCGACTACCTGGCAGAAAGCCGTCGCCTGAACGAAACCGGCATGCAGCAGCTTGAAGCGGGTTTCCGTGAGCTGGGGCTGAGCTGGATTCCATCCAAGGGCAACTTCATCTGTGTTGACCTGGGTCGTGTGGCGGCCCCGGTTTTCCAGGGGTTGTTGCGCGAAGGCGTGATCGTGCGTCCGGTGGCCAACTACGGCATGCCGAACCACTTGCGCATCACCATCGGCCTGCCGGCGGAAAACAGCCGCTTCCTTGAGGCGCTGACCAAGGTCCTGGCTCGTGGTTGA
- the serC gene encoding 3-phosphoserine/phosphohydroxythreonine transaminase → MSKRAYNFCAGPAALPEAVLQRAQGELLDWHGKGLSVMEMSHRSDEFVSIATKAEQDLRDLLNIPSNYKVLFLQGGASQQFAQIPLNLLPEGRTADYIDTGIWSQKAIEEASRYGHVNVAATAKPYDYFAIPGQNEWKLSKDAAYVHYAPNETIGGLEFNWVPETGDVPLVADMSSDILSRPIDVSRFGMIYAGAQKNIGPSGIVVNIVREDLLGHARSLCPTMLNYKVAADNGSMYNTPPTLAWYLSGLVFEWLKEQGGVEAIGKLNEVKQRTLYDFIDASGLYSNPINKSDRSWMNVPFRLADDRLDKPFLAGADERGLLNLKGHRSVGGMRASIYNAVDIVAVNALVSYMAEFEKEHG, encoded by the coding sequence GTGAGCAAGAGAGCCTATAACTTCTGTGCCGGTCCTGCGGCACTTCCCGAAGCTGTCCTGCAGCGCGCCCAGGGTGAACTCCTTGATTGGCACGGCAAGGGCCTCTCGGTCATGGAAATGAGCCATCGCAGTGATGAGTTCGTGTCCATTGCGACCAAGGCCGAGCAGGATCTGCGGGATCTGCTGAATATCCCCTCGAACTATAAAGTGCTGTTCCTGCAAGGTGGTGCCAGCCAGCAATTCGCTCAGATTCCTCTGAACCTGTTGCCGGAAGGTCGCACCGCCGACTATATCGATACCGGTATCTGGTCGCAGAAAGCCATCGAAGAAGCTTCGCGCTACGGTCACGTCAACGTCGCCGCCACCGCCAAGCCTTACGACTATTTCGCTATCCCTGGTCAGAACGAATGGAAGCTGTCGAAAGACGCGGCCTACGTTCACTACGCACCGAACGAAACCATTGGCGGCCTGGAATTCAACTGGGTCCCGGAAACCGGTGACGTTCCGCTGGTCGCCGACATGTCCTCGGACATCCTCTCGCGTCCGATCGATGTTTCGCGCTTCGGCATGATCTACGCCGGCGCCCAGAAAAACATCGGCCCGAGCGGCATCGTCGTCAACATCGTTCGTGAAGACCTGCTGGGTCATGCCCGTTCCCTGTGCCCGACGATGCTCAACTACAAGGTCGCGGCCGATAACGGCTCGATGTACAACACCCCGCCAACCCTGGCCTGGTACTTGTCCGGCCTGGTGTTCGAGTGGCTGAAAGAGCAGGGTGGTGTCGAAGCCATCGGCAAGCTCAACGAAGTGAAACAGCGCACGCTGTACGACTTCATCGATGCCAGCGGCCTCTACAGCAACCCGATCAACAAGTCCGACCGCTCGTGGATGAACGTGCCGTTCCGTCTGGCTGACGATCGTCTCGACAAGCCATTCCTGGCCGGTGCCGACGAGCGTGGGCTGTTGAACCTCAAGGGGCACCGTTCTGTGGGCGGCATGCGCGCCTCCATCTATAACGCCGTCGACATCGTTGCGGTTAACGCACTGGTTTCGTACATGGCAGAGTTCGAGAAGGAACATGGCTAA
- the gyrA gene encoding DNA gyrase subunit A — translation MGELAKEILPVNIEDELKQSYLDYAMSVIVGRALPDARDGLKPVHRRVLFAMSELGNDFNKPYKKSARVVGDVIGKYHPHGDTAVYDTIVRMAQPFSLRYLLVDGQGNFGSVDGDNAAAMRYTEVRMTKLAHELLADLHKETVDWVPNYDGTEMIPAVMPTRIPNLLVNGSSGIAVGMATNIPPHNLGEVIDGCLALIDNPELTIDELMQYIPGPDFPTAAIINGRAGIIEAYRTGRGRIYMRARSIIEDIDKVGGRQQIVITELPYQLNKARLIEKIAELVKEKKLEGITELRDESDKDGMRVVIELRRGEVPEVILNNLYAQTQLQAVFGINIVALIDGRPRILNLKDLLEAFVRHRREVVTRRTVFELRKARERGHILEGQAVALSNIDPVIALIKASPTPSEAKEALISTPWESSAVVAMVERAGADSCRPENLDPQYGLREGKYFLSPEQAQAILELRLHRLTGLEHEKLLAEYQEILNQIGELIRILNSATRLMEVIREELEVIRAEYGDVRRTEILDARLDLTLGDMIPEEERVVTISHGGYAKTQPLAAYQAQRRGGKGKSATGVKDEDYIAHLLVANSHTTLLLFSSKGKVYWLKTYEIPEASRAARGRPLVNLLPLDSDEYITTMLPVEEYTEGHFIFMATAKGTVKKTPLESFSRQRSVGLIALELDEGDVLISAAITDGDREVMLFSDGGKVTRFKETDVRAMGRTARGVRGMRLPEGQKLISMLIPEEGSQILTASARGFGKRTAITEFPEYKRGGQGVIAMVSNDRNGRLVGAVQVLDGEEIMLISDQGTLVRTRVDEVSSLGRNTQGVTLIKLASDETLVGLERVQEPSEVEGEELEGEEGEEGAVFDGEVVIDDAAEDQQLDAAADEEPQE, via the coding sequence ATGGGCGAACTGGCCAAAGAAATCCTCCCGGTCAATATCGAAGACGAGCTGAAGCAGTCCTACCTCGACTACGCGATGAGCGTGATTGTCGGGCGGGCACTGCCGGATGCGCGCGATGGCTTGAAGCCCGTGCACCGGCGTGTGCTGTTCGCGATGAGCGAGCTGGGCAACGACTTCAACAAGCCGTACAAGAAATCTGCCCGTGTTGTCGGTGACGTGATCGGTAAGTATCACCCTCACGGTGATACCGCGGTTTACGACACCATCGTTCGGATGGCGCAGCCATTCTCGCTGCGCTACCTGCTGGTAGACGGCCAGGGCAACTTCGGTTCGGTGGACGGCGACAACGCCGCGGCCATGCGATACACCGAAGTGCGCATGACCAAGCTGGCGCACGAACTGCTGGCCGACCTGCATAAAGAAACCGTGGACTGGGTGCCGAACTACGACGGCACCGAAATGATCCCGGCGGTCATGCCGACCCGTATTCCCAACCTGCTGGTCAACGGCTCCAGCGGTATCGCCGTGGGCATGGCGACCAACATTCCTCCGCACAACCTCGGTGAAGTCATCGACGGTTGCCTGGCCCTCATCGACAACCCCGAGTTGACCATCGATGAGCTGATGCAATACATCCCCGGCCCGGACTTCCCGACTGCCGCGATCATCAACGGTCGCGCCGGCATCATCGAAGCCTACCGCACCGGTCGCGGTCGCATTTACATGCGCGCCCGCTCGATCATCGAAGACATCGACAAGGTCGGTGGCCGTCAGCAGATCGTCATCACCGAACTCCCTTACCAACTGAACAAGGCCCGTCTGATCGAGAAGATCGCCGAGCTGGTAAAAGAGAAGAAGCTGGAAGGCATCACCGAATTGCGCGACGAGTCCGACAAGGACGGTATGCGCGTCGTGATCGAGCTGCGTCGTGGCGAAGTGCCTGAGGTGATCCTCAACAACCTCTACGCCCAGACCCAGCTGCAAGCGGTGTTCGGTATCAACATCGTGGCGCTGATCGACGGCCGTCCGCGGATCCTGAACCTCAAGGACCTGCTGGAAGCCTTCGTTCGCCACCGTCGCGAAGTCGTTACCCGTCGTACCGTGTTCGAGCTGCGTAAAGCCCGCGAACGTGGTCACATTCTGGAAGGTCAAGCGGTTGCCCTGTCGAACATCGACCCGGTCATTGCCCTGATCAAGGCCTCGCCAACCCCGTCGGAAGCCAAGGAAGCGCTGATCAGCACGCCTTGGGAATCCTCCGCCGTGGTCGCGATGGTCGAGCGTGCCGGTGCCGATTCGTGCCGTCCGGAAAACCTCGATCCGCAATACGGTCTGCGCGAAGGCAAGTACTTCCTGTCGCCGGAACAGGCGCAAGCCATTCTGGAACTGCGACTGCACCGCCTGACCGGTCTGGAACACGAAAAACTGCTGGCCGAGTATCAAGAGATCCTCAACCAGATCGGCGAGCTGATCCGCATCCTCAACAGCGCCACGCGCCTGATGGAAGTGATCCGCGAAGAGCTGGAAGTGATCCGTGCCGAATACGGCGACGTGCGACGCACCGAAATTCTCGATGCCCGTCTCGACCTGACCCTGGGTGACATGATCCCGGAAGAAGAGCGCGTCGTGACCATTTCCCATGGTGGCTACGCCAAGACCCAGCCATTGGCTGCGTACCAGGCCCAGCGTCGTGGCGGTAAAGGCAAATCGGCTACCGGCGTCAAGGATGAGGACTACATCGCTCACCTGCTGGTCGCCAACAGCCACACCACGCTGTTGCTGTTCTCCAGCAAAGGCAAGGTGTACTGGCTGAAAACCTACGAAATCCCGGAAGCGTCCCGCGCAGCCCGTGGTCGTCCGCTGGTCAACCTGCTGCCGCTGGACAGTGATGAATACATCACCACCATGCTGCCGGTCGAGGAATACACCGAAGGTCACTTCATCTTCATGGCCACCGCCAAAGGCACCGTGAAGAAGACCCCGCTGGAATCCTTCAGCCGCCAACGCAGCGTCGGTCTGATCGCGCTGGAACTGGATGAAGGTGACGTACTGATCTCTGCCGCCATTACCGATGGCGATCGTGAAGTCATGTTGTTCTCCGACGGTGGCAAGGTCACTCGCTTCAAGGAAACCGACGTCCGCGCCATGGGCCGTACCGCTCGCGGTGTCCGCGGCATGCGTCTGCCGGAAGGCCAGAAGCTGATTTCCATGCTGATTCCGGAAGAAGGCAGCCAGATCCTTACCGCCTCGGCCCGTGGTTTCGGCAAGCGCACGGCGATCACCGAGTTCCCTGAGTACAAGCGTGGCGGTCAGGGCGTTATCGCCATGGTCAGCAACGACCGTAACGGCCGTCTGGTCGGCGCGGTTCAGGTGCTCGACGGCGAGGAGATCATGCTGATTTCCGACCAGGGTACGTTGGTTCGCACCCGTGTCGACGAAGTCTCCAGCCTGGGTCGTAACACCCAGGGCGTGACCCTGATCAAGCTGGCCAGCGATGAAACGCTGGTAGGGCTGGAACGGGTTCAGGAGCCGTCGGAAGTCGAAGGCGAAGAGCTGGAAGGCGAAGAGGGCGAAGAAGGTGCAGTGTTCGACGGTGAAGTCGTGATCGACGACGCTGCCGAAGACCAGCAACTCGACGCCGCTGCCGACGAAGAACCGCAAGAGTAA
- the ihfB gene encoding integration host factor subunit beta gives MTKSELIERIVTHQGLLSSKDVELAIKTMLEQMSQCLATGDRIEIRGFGSFSLHYRAPRVGRNPKTGQSVSLDGKFVPHFKPGKELRDRVNEDEEQEL, from the coding sequence ATGACGAAGTCGGAGTTGATCGAACGAATTGTCACCCATCAAGGGCTGCTCTCATCAAAGGATGTGGAGCTGGCTATCAAGACTATGCTTGAACAAATGTCCCAATGCCTGGCCACTGGGGATCGGATTGAGATCCGGGGTTTTGGCAGCTTCTCCCTGCATTACCGCGCGCCGCGTGTGGGGCGCAATCCGAAGACTGGTCAGTCGGTGAGTCTTGACGGGAAATTTGTTCCGCATTTCAAGCCGGGGAAGGAGTTGCGGGATCGGGTGAATGAGGATGAGGAGCAAGAGCTCTAA
- the cmk gene encoding (d)CMP kinase produces the protein MKIIAPVITIDGPSGSGKGTVAGILAKRLGWNLLDSGALYRLLAFAAHNHGVDLTNEELLKKLAAHLDVQFIAATDGQLQRIILEGDEVSDVIRTESIGSGASQVAALPAVREALLQRQRAFQEAPGLVADGRDMGTVVFPDAPLKIFLTASAEERARRRYLQLKGKVDGVSLSSLLDEIRARDERDTQRAVAPLKPAADAIQLDSTELSIDQVLERIMSEIAIRDIAG, from the coding sequence GTGAAAATCATTGCACCGGTCATCACCATTGATGGGCCAAGCGGCTCCGGCAAGGGCACTGTAGCCGGGATCCTGGCCAAGCGTCTGGGCTGGAATCTGCTGGATTCCGGTGCGCTTTATCGTTTGTTGGCGTTTGCCGCGCATAACCACGGCGTCGACCTTACCAACGAAGAGCTGCTGAAAAAGCTGGCCGCTCATCTGGATGTGCAGTTCATCGCGGCGACCGACGGTCAGTTGCAGCGCATCATTCTTGAGGGGGATGAAGTCAGCGACGTCATCCGCACCGAAAGCATTGGTTCCGGCGCTTCCCAGGTCGCGGCGTTGCCAGCCGTGCGCGAGGCGCTGCTGCAGCGCCAGCGCGCTTTCCAGGAAGCACCGGGCCTGGTGGCTGATGGTCGCGACATGGGCACCGTGGTTTTCCCCGATGCGCCGCTGAAGATATTCCTCACCGCCAGTGCCGAGGAACGTGCGCGCCGTCGATACTTGCAGTTGAAGGGCAAAGTCGATGGTGTTAGTCTGTCGAGTCTGCTAGATGAGATACGTGCACGCGATGAGCGTGACACCCAGCGAGCGGTAGCCCCGCTCAAGCCGGCGGCTGACGCCATACAGCTGGATTCCACGGAATTATCCATCGATCAGGTGCTGGAACGCATCATGAGTGAGATCGCCATTCGCGATATCGCCGGGTGA
- the pheA gene encoding prephenate dehydratase — MSEQELKALRLRIDALDEKVLELISERARCAQEVARVKMASLAEGEVPVFYRPEREAQVLKRVMERNQGPLGNEEMARLFREIMSSCLALEQPLKVAYLGPEGTFTQAAALKHFGHAVISKPMAAIDEVFREVAAGAVNFGVVPVENSTEGAVNHTLDSFLEHDMVICGEVELRIHHHLLVGENTKTDSISRIYSHAQSLAQCRKWLDAHYPNVERVAVSSNAEAAKRVKGEWNSAAIAGDMAAGLYGLTRLAEKIEDRPDNSTRFLMIGSQEVPPTGDDKTSIIVSMSNKPGALHELLVPFHDNGIDLTRIETRPSRSGKWTYVFFIDFVGHHRDPLVKGVLEKISQEAVALKVLGSYPKAVL; from the coding sequence ATGTCTGAGCAAGAACTCAAGGCACTGCGCCTGCGCATTGATGCCCTGGACGAAAAAGTCCTGGAGCTGATCAGTGAGCGCGCACGCTGCGCCCAGGAAGTTGCGCGAGTAAAGATGGCCTCGCTGGCCGAAGGCGAAGTGCCGGTGTTCTATCGTCCTGAGCGCGAAGCTCAGGTGCTCAAGCGCGTGATGGAGCGTAATCAGGGGCCGCTGGGCAATGAAGAGATGGCGCGGTTGTTCCGCGAAATCATGTCCTCGTGCCTGGCCCTCGAACAGCCGCTGAAAGTGGCTTACCTCGGCCCTGAGGGCACCTTCACCCAGGCCGCGGCCCTGAAACACTTCGGTCACGCGGTCATCAGCAAGCCCATGGCGGCGATCGACGAAGTGTTCCGCGAAGTGGCGGCCGGTGCGGTGAACTTTGGCGTGGTCCCGGTGGAAAACTCCACCGAGGGCGCGGTCAACCACACCCTCGACAGCTTCCTCGAACACGACATGGTCATCTGTGGTGAAGTCGAGTTGCGGATTCACCACCACTTGCTGGTCGGTGAAAACACCAAGACCGACAGCATCAGCCGTATCTATTCCCATGCCCAGTCGCTGGCCCAGTGCCGCAAGTGGCTGGACGCACACTACCCGAATGTCGAGCGCGTGGCGGTGTCGAGCAACGCCGAAGCCGCGAAGCGGGTCAAGGGTGAGTGGAACTCGGCGGCCATTGCCGGCGACATGGCCGCAGGCCTGTACGGGCTGACCCGTCTGGCCGAGAAAATCGAGGATCGCCCGGACAACTCCACGCGATTCCTGATGATCGGCAGCCAGGAAGTGCCGCCGACGGGCGACGACAAGACCTCGATCATCGTCTCCATGAGCAACAAGCCAGGCGCGCTTCACGAGTTGCTGGTGCCGTTCCACGACAATGGCATCGACCTGACGCGAATCGAGACACGTCCTTCGCGCAGCGGTAAATGGACCTACGTGTTCTTTATCGACTTCGTCGGCCACCATCGCGATCCGCTGGTGAAAGGTGTGCTGGAAAAAATCAGTCAGGAAGCAGTGGCACTTAAAGTGTTGGGTTCCTACCCGAAAGCCGTTCTCTAA
- a CDS encoding bifunctional prephenate dehydrogenase/3-phosphoshikimate 1-carboxyvinyltransferase → MIGRLVVVGLGLIGGSFAKGLRESGLCREVVGVDLDPQSRKLAVELGVVDRCEEDLAVACQGADVIQLAVPILAMEKMLGRLAGMDLGQAILTDVGSAKGNVVRAATEAFGGMPARFVPGHPIAGSEQSGVEASNAELFRRHKVILTPLDQTDPAALAVVDRLWRELGADVEHMQVERHDEVLAATSHLPHLLAFGLVDSLAKRNENLEIFRYAAGGFRDFTRIAGSDPVMWHDIFLANREAVLRTLDTFRSDLDALRDAVDAGDGHQLLGVFTRARVAREHFSKILARRAYVDAMNSNDLIFLAQPGGRLTGRIRVPGDKSISHRSIMLGSLAEGVTEVEGFLEGEDALATLQAFRDMGVVIEGPHHGRVTIHGVGLHGLKPAPGPIYLGNSGTSMRLLSGLLAAQNFDSTLTGDASLSKRPMNRVANPLREMGAVIETAAEGRPPMIIRGGNKLKGLTYTMPMASAQVKSCLLLAGLYAEGKTTVTEPAPTRDHTERMLRGFGYPVTVNGATASVESGHKLTATHIEVPGDISSSAFFLVAASIAEGSELVLEHVGINPTRTGVIDILRLMGADITLENQREVGGEPVADLRVRAAKLKGIEIPEALVPLAIDEFPVLFVAAACAEGRTILRGAEELRVKESDRIQVMADGLLALGVKCEPTPDGIIIDGGQIGGGEVHGHGDHRIAMAFSVASLRATAPIRIHDCANVATSFPNFLALCAQVGIRVAQEAQS, encoded by the coding sequence ATGATCGGTCGCCTGGTGGTGGTCGGTCTGGGACTGATTGGCGGTTCGTTCGCCAAGGGTTTGCGTGAAAGCGGCCTGTGCCGCGAAGTCGTCGGTGTCGATCTCGATCCGCAGTCGCGCAAGCTTGCGGTTGAATTGGGCGTGGTCGATCGCTGCGAAGAAGACCTGGCGGTCGCTTGTCAGGGCGCAGATGTGATTCAGCTGGCCGTACCGATCCTTGCCATGGAGAAGATGCTCGGCCGCCTGGCCGGCATGGACCTGGGGCAAGCGATTCTGACCGACGTCGGCAGCGCCAAAGGCAATGTCGTGCGTGCCGCGACCGAGGCGTTTGGCGGCATGCCGGCGCGTTTCGTGCCGGGCCATCCGATTGCCGGTTCCGAGCAGAGCGGGGTGGAAGCCTCCAATGCCGAGCTGTTCCGTCGCCATAAAGTGATTCTGACACCGCTGGATCAAACCGATCCGGCGGCACTGGCAGTGGTTGACCGTTTGTGGCGCGAACTGGGCGCCGATGTCGAGCACATGCAGGTCGAGCGCCACGATGAAGTGCTGGCGGCGACCAGTCACTTGCCGCACTTGCTGGCGTTCGGTTTGGTCGATTCGCTGGCCAAGCGCAATGAAAACCTTGAGATCTTCCGGTACGCTGCCGGCGGTTTCCGCGATTTCACAAGAATCGCAGGAAGCGACCCGGTCATGTGGCACGACATCTTCCTCGCCAACCGCGAAGCTGTCCTGCGCACACTCGATACATTTCGCAGCGACCTCGACGCCTTGCGCGACGCGGTCGATGCAGGGGATGGGCACCAATTGTTGGGCGTATTCACTCGCGCCCGGGTTGCCCGCGAACATTTCAGTAAAATCCTGGCCCGCCGGGCTTATGTGGACGCTATGAACTCCAACGACCTGATTTTCCTGGCACAACCTGGTGGCCGCCTGACTGGGCGGATTCGTGTACCGGGCGATAAATCGATTTCCCACCGTTCGATCATGCTCGGCTCCCTCGCCGAAGGCGTCACCGAAGTCGAAGGCTTCCTCGAGGGCGAAGACGCCCTGGCGACCTTGCAGGCCTTCCGCGACATGGGTGTCGTGATCGAAGGTCCGCACCACGGGCGCGTGACCATCCACGGCGTCGGCCTGCATGGCCTGAAGCCTGCGCCGGGCCCTATCTATCTGGGCAACTCCGGCACCTCGATGCGCCTGCTGTCCGGCCTGTTGGCTGCGCAGAACTTCGACAGCACCCTGACCGGTGACGCCTCGCTGTCCAAGCGTCCAATGAATCGCGTGGCCAACCCGCTGCGTGAAATGGGCGCCGTGATCGAGACCGCTGCAGAAGGTCGTCCGCCGATGATCATTCGTGGTGGCAACAAGCTCAAAGGCCTGACCTACACCATGCCGATGGCCAGCGCCCAGGTTAAATCCTGCCTGCTGCTGGCGGGGCTGTACGCCGAAGGCAAGACCACCGTCACCGAGCCTGCGCCAACCCGCGACCACACCGAGCGCATGCTGCGCGGCTTCGGCTATCCGGTCACCGTCAACGGTGCGACCGCGTCGGTCGAGTCCGGCCACAAGCTGACCGCCACCCACATTGAAGTGCCGGGCGATATTTCGTCGTCTGCGTTCTTCCTGGTGGCCGCTTCGATCGCCGAAGGCTCGGAGCTGGTGCTCGAGCACGTCGGCATCAACCCGACCCGTACCGGCGTGATCGACATCCTGCGCCTGATGGGCGCTGACATCACCCTGGAAAACCAGCGTGAAGTCGGCGGTGAGCCGGTAGCGGACCTGCGCGTTCGTGCGGCTAAACTCAAAGGTATCGAGATTCCCGAAGCGCTGGTGCCATTGGCCATCGACGAGTTCCCGGTGCTGTTCGTGGCGGCGGCATGTGCCGAAGGGCGCACCATCCTGCGCGGTGCGGAAGAGCTGCGAGTCAAAGAGTCGGACCGGATCCAGGTCATGGCTGATGGCTTGCTGGCGCTGGGCGTCAAATGCGAACCGACTCCGGACGGCATCATCATTGACGGCGGCCAGATCGGCGGCGGTGAAGTGCACGGTCACGGCGATCACCGGATTGCCATGGCCTTCAGCGTTGCTTCCCTGCGCGCCACTGCGCCGATCCGCATCCATGATTGCGCCAACGTCGCGACCTCGTTCCCGAACTTCCTGGCGCTGTGCGCACAGGTCGGTATCCGTGTTGCACAAGAGGCTCAGTCGTGA
- the rpsA gene encoding 30S ribosomal protein S1, producing the protein MSESFAELFEESLKTLNLQAGSIITGVIVDIDYQARWVTVHAGLKSEALIPLEQFYNDAGELNINVGDEVHVALDSVEDGFGETKLSREKAKRAECWIVLEAAFAAEEVVKGVINGKVKGGFTVDVNGIRAFLPGSLVDVRPVRDTTHLEGKELEFKVIKLDQKRNNVVVSRRSVLEAENSAEREALLESLQEGQQVKGIVKNLTDYGAFVDLGGVDGLLHITDMAWKRIKHPSEIVNVGDEIDVKVLKYDRERNRVSLGLKQLGEDPWVAIKARYPESTRVTARVTNLTDYGCFAELEEGVEGLVHVSEMDWTNKNIHPSKVVQVGDEVEVMVLDIDEERRRISLGIKQCKSNPWEDFSGQFNKGDKISGTIKSITDFGIFIGLDGGIDGLVHLSDISWNEVGEEAVRRFKKGDELDTVILSVDPERERISLGIKQLESDPFSEYVQENDKGAIVKGIVKEVDAKGAIITLADDIEATLKASEISRDRVEDARNVLKEGQEVEAKIISVDRKSRVIQLSIKSKDDAEEKEAIQSLKDKPSDSIAAGPTTLGDLLRAQMEKQN; encoded by the coding sequence ATGAGCGAAAGCTTTGCGGAACTCTTTGAAGAAAGCCTAAAAACCCTGAACCTTCAGGCAGGCTCCATCATCACCGGTGTTATCGTTGATATCGATTACCAAGCTCGCTGGGTAACCGTTCACGCTGGCCTGAAGTCTGAAGCACTCATCCCGCTTGAGCAGTTCTACAACGACGCTGGCGAACTGAACATCAACGTCGGTGACGAAGTTCACGTTGCTCTGGACTCGGTTGAAGACGGCTTTGGCGAAACCAAGCTGTCCCGTGAAAAAGCCAAGCGCGCTGAATGCTGGATTGTTCTGGAAGCAGCCTTCGCAGCCGAAGAAGTGGTCAAGGGCGTTATCAACGGTAAGGTTAAAGGCGGCTTCACTGTCGACGTTAACGGCATCCGTGCGTTCCTGCCAGGTTCTCTGGTTGACGTCCGTCCTGTGCGCGACACCACGCACCTGGAAGGCAAAGAGCTGGAATTCAAGGTCATCAAGCTGGACCAGAAGCGCAACAACGTTGTCGTTTCCCGTCGTAGCGTCCTGGAAGCCGAGAACTCCGCCGAGCGCGAAGCTCTGCTGGAATCCTTGCAGGAAGGCCAACAAGTCAAAGGTATCGTCAAGAACCTCACCGATTACGGCGCATTCGTCGATCTGGGTGGCGTCGATGGCCTGCTGCACATTACCGACATGGCTTGGAAGCGTATCAAGCATCCTTCCGAAATCGTCAACGTTGGCGACGAGATCGATGTCAAGGTTCTGAAGTACGATCGCGAACGCAATCGTGTTTCCCTGGGCCTGAAGCAGCTGGGCGAAGATCCATGGGTTGCTATCAAAGCCCGTTACCCAGAAAGCACTCGCGTCACCGCTCGTGTAACCAACCTGACCGACTACGGCTGCTTCGCTGAGCTGGAAGAAGGCGTTGAAGGTCTGGTACACGTTTCCGAAATGGACTGGACCAACAAGAACATCCACCCTTCGAAAGTCGTACAAGTCGGCGACGAAGTGGAAGTTATGGTTCTGGACATCGACGAAGAGCGTCGTCGTATCTCCCTCGGCATCAAACAGTGCAAATCCAACCCATGGGAAGATTTCTCTGGCCAGTTCAACAAGGGCGATAAAATCTCCGGCACCATCAAGTCGATCACCGATTTCGGTATCTTCATTGGTCTGGACGGCGGCATCGACGGTCTGGTTCACCTGTCCGACATCTCCTGGAACGAAGTGGGCGAAGAAGCCGTTCGCCGCTTCAAGAAGGGCGACGAGCTGGACACCGTTATCCTGTCGGTTGACCCAGAGCGCGAGCGCATCTCCCTGGGTATCAAGCAACTGGAAAGCGATCCGTTCTCCGAGTACGTTCAAGAGAACGACAAAGGCGCAATCGTTAAAGGCATCGTGAAAGAAGTTGACGCTAAAGGCGCCATCATCACTCTGGCCGACGATATCGAAGCGACTCTGAAAGCCTCCGAAATCAGCCGTGACCGCGTTGAAGATGCGCGCAACGTTCTGAAAGAAGGCCAGGAAGTAGAAGCCAAGATCATCAGCGTTGACCGCAAGAGCCGTGTAATCCAGCTCTCCATCAAGTCGAAAGACGATGCTGAAGAGAAAGAAGCCATCCAAAGCTTGAAAGACAAGCCTTCGGATAGCATCGCTGCTGGTCCTACCACTCTGGGCGACCTGTTGCGTGCACAAATGGAAAAACAGAACTAA